Proteins from a genomic interval of Poecile atricapillus isolate bPoeAtr1 chromosome 1, bPoeAtr1.hap1, whole genome shotgun sequence:
- the LANCL3 gene encoding lanC-like protein 3 — translation MESQRCFANRFDDYPGSPAAAPDREAAVPLVTATIERILRELPPLGGPRGCPGGLYGGVAGVAYMLYHVAQCPLFAPSRDSYLRAARRVVDACLRYQEGCGEADPDTRAAFLLGGAGVYAVAALVYRALGLPDYARPLGKFRELSEVCAPLSFLECGSDELFVGRAGYLCAALVLKQRLGMEVLTAAQIKSICLAILESGKQYAVKKRKPVPLMYSYYGTEYLGAAHGLSSILQMLLSYYEYLQPADQELVWQSVDFLMDQEQNSNWPPELGETIERENELVHWCHGAPGIAYLFAKAYLVSKKPQYLDTCIRCGELTWQKGLLKKGPGICHGVAGSAYVFLLLYRLTGNSKYIYRAQRFAEFLFTEEFKSGSRALESIYSLYEGFSGTVCFLTDLLQPNQAEFPLFSVFV, via the exons ATGGAGAGCCAGCGCTGCTTCGCCAACCGCTTCGATGACTACCCGGGCAGCCCCGCGGCGGCGCCGGACAGGGAGGCGGCGGTGCCGCTGGTGACGGCCACCATCGAGCGCATCCTGCGGGAGCTGCCGCCCCTGGGCGGCCCCCGCGGCTGCCCGGGCGGGCTGTACGGCGGCGTGGCCGGCGTGGCCTACATGCTGTACCACGTCGCGCAGTGCCCGCTGTTCGCGCCGTCGCGGGACTCGTACCTGCGGGCCGCCCGCCGCGTCGTGGACGCCTGCCTGCGCTACCAGGAGGGATGCGGCGAGGCCGACCCCGACACCCGCGCCGCCTTCCTGCTGGGCGGCGCCGGGGTGTACGCGGTGGCCGCGCTGGTCTACCGCGCCCTGGGGCTGCCCGACTACGCGCGGCCGCTGGGCAAGTTCAGGGAGCTGAGCGAGGTGTGCGCCCCGCTCTCCTTCCTCGAGTGCGGCTCCGACGAGCTGTTCGTGGGCCGCGCCGGGTACCTGTGCGCCGCGCTGGTGCTGAAGCAGCGGCTGGGCATGGAG GTGCTGACCGCAGCACAAATTAAATCGATTTGCCTGGCCATACTAGAATCAGGAAAACAGTATGCGGTGAAGAAGAGGAAACCAGTCCCACTGATGTATTCCTACTATGGAACAGAGTATCTTG GTGCAGCACATGGGCTTTCCTCAATCCTGCAGATGTTGCTCTCCTATTATGAGTACCTGCAGCCAGCAGATCAGGAGCTCGTGTGGCAGAGTGTGGATTTCCTGATGGACCAGGAACAGAACAGCAACTGGCCCCCCGAGCTGGGGGAGACAATCGAGCGGGAGAACGAGCTGGTGCACTGGTGCCATGGAGCTCCAG GCATTGCATATCTGTTTGCCAAAGCTTACCTGGTTTCCAAGAAGCCTCAATATCTGGACACTTGTATCCGCTGTGGAGAGCTCACCTGGCAGAAAGGCCTGCTGAAGAAGGGCCCTGGAATATGCCACGGGGTGGCTGGTAGTGCTTACGTGTTCCTGCTGCTGTACAGGCTCACTGGGAACTCCAAATACATATACAGGGCACAAAG GTTTGCAGAATTCTTATTTACAGAAGAATTTAAGTCTGGTTCCCGGGCACTAGAAAGCATATATAGTCTGTATGAAGGTTTTTCAGGAACTGTGTGTTTCCTGACTGACTTGCTGCAACCCAACCAAGCCGAGTTTCCTCTCTTCAGTGTCTTTGTCTAA